A single genomic interval of uncultured Desulfobacter sp. harbors:
- the fliJ gene encoding flagellar export protein FliJ: protein MKKFQFRLQSLLKYKRHLEQVAKQEMAKAVADVLTCEQRITELQKDRISATDQLESQVEKGMGAGQFNRYTEFITALDQMIIREQSKKTELEKILSDKRDALKQRTIEKKSLERLREKQAREYTQEMIREEQKGLDEIASLKTAREVNNERI, encoded by the coding sequence ATGAAAAAATTTCAGTTCAGACTGCAAAGCCTTTTAAAGTACAAACGCCATCTTGAGCAGGTGGCCAAACAGGAAATGGCTAAAGCTGTGGCCGATGTCCTGACCTGTGAACAGCGTATCACAGAGTTACAAAAAGACAGAATATCGGCCACGGACCAGCTTGAATCCCAGGTGGAAAAAGGGATGGGGGCAGGTCAGTTCAACCGGTACACAGAATTTATTACTGCCCTTGACCAGATGATCATACGTGAACAGAGCAAAAAAACCGAACTTGAAAAAATTTTGAGCGACAAGCGGGATGCCCTTAAGCAAAGAACCATTGAAAAGAAATCACTGGAGCGGCTGCGGGAAAAACAGGCCCGGGAATATACCCAAGAAATGATCCGGGAAGAGCAGAAGGGTCTGGATGAAATTGCATCCTTGAAAACGGCCAGGGAGGTGAACAATGAACGCATTTAA
- a CDS encoding exopolyphosphatase: protein MDSMTKYAAIDIGSNAVRLLLAMVSEEEFGLRVKKISWMRMPIRLGEDAFLQGTISDERACKLTKTMDGFAKLIHAYQPVALKACATSAMRTAQNGRQVCRRIREQTGIDIEIINGRQEARYLFQNRHRIMTSSEKAALFVDVGGGSTEITLFCDGRVQATRSFNLGTIRLLNNRERQQDWDLMKSWLKAITRGHETVEAIGSGGNINKLFKLAKGRPGTWVTRKKIKKIRDELADYGVEERMRRFNLKPDRADVIIPGARIYIKAMAWGRCKKVHVPMQGLADGMIRVLHDQRIQAQSMETHMHAPAIEPVQDEPIAITAMG, encoded by the coding sequence ATGGATTCAATGACAAAATACGCAGCCATCGACATCGGTTCAAATGCCGTCCGCCTGCTTCTAGCTATGGTATCGGAAGAAGAGTTCGGACTTCGGGTAAAAAAAATCTCCTGGATGCGCATGCCCATCCGCCTGGGTGAAGATGCCTTTTTACAGGGCACGATCTCGGATGAACGGGCGTGCAAATTGACAAAAACCATGGACGGTTTTGCAAAGCTTATTCATGCGTACCAGCCTGTGGCACTCAAGGCCTGTGCCACTTCGGCCATGAGAACGGCCCAAAACGGTCGGCAGGTATGCCGCAGAATAAGGGAGCAGACCGGTATAGACATTGAAATTATTAACGGCAGACAGGAAGCCCGCTATCTTTTCCAAAACCGCCACAGAATAATGACCTCATCGGAAAAAGCAGCGTTGTTTGTGGATGTGGGCGGCGGGAGCACGGAAATTACGTTGTTCTGTGACGGCAGGGTCCAGGCCACTCGTTCCTTTAACCTTGGCACCATCCGCCTGCTCAACAACCGGGAGCGGCAGCAGGACTGGGATCTTATGAAATCCTGGTTAAAAGCAATTACCCGGGGACACGAGACTGTGGAGGCCATTGGCAGCGGCGGCAACATTAACAAACTGTTTAAGCTGGCCAAGGGTCGCCCCGGGACATGGGTGACACGAAAAAAAATAAAAAAAATCCGGGATGAACTGGCTGATTATGGGGTGGAAGAACGGATGAGACGCTTTAACTTGAAACCAGACCGGGCAGACGTCATTATTCCGGGCGCACGGATATATATTAAAGCCATGGCCTGGGGCCGGTGCAAAAAAGTTCATGTCCCCATGCAGGGGCTTGCCGACGGCATGATCCGAGTCCTGCACGACCAGAGGATTCAGGCGCAGTCCATGGAAACACACATGCACGCACCTGCAATTGAACCGGTACAGGATGAGCCCATCGCTATAACAGCCATGGGCTGA
- a CDS encoding FliI/YscN family ATPase, whose protein sequence is MNFSVYADAVENVRTVTPEGRVSQVIGLIAEGDSLGLGVGGVCRIINDRGMAVMAEVVGFRQEKALFMPFGEIRGISMGSRIVPVASSPMVPVGDDMLGRVMDGMGNPIDNKGPISGSTSYYLYGKPLGPLERKMIKEPLDVGIGAINSMITLGRGQRIAIMAGSGVGKSVLMGMMTKHTNADVVVIGLIGERGREVKDFVEETLGEEGLKRAVLVAATSDSPPLTRMRGAYLATTIAEYFRDQGKDVLLMLDSITRFAMSSRDVGLAAGEPPTTRGYTPSFFVQIPILLERPGVLESGGSITGIYTVLVEGDDMNDPVGDTVRSITDGHIVLSRDLANRGHYPAIDVMASVSRVMRDVSKPDHMALRDKAVNIMAAYQNAEDMITIGAYVDGSNPDVDQAKKLMPGINRILRQGIDKKMDMRASVAGLKRALGIKDSPAERKRNPA, encoded by the coding sequence GTGAATTTTAGCGTTTATGCCGATGCTGTGGAAAACGTCAGGACCGTGACGCCCGAAGGCCGGGTGTCCCAGGTGATCGGGTTGATTGCCGAAGGGGACAGTTTAGGCCTTGGCGTGGGCGGAGTGTGTCGCATTATCAATGACCGTGGGATGGCCGTGATGGCTGAAGTGGTGGGCTTCCGGCAGGAAAAAGCGTTGTTCATGCCCTTTGGTGAAATCAGGGGAATCAGCATGGGAAGCCGGATTGTACCGGTTGCCTCTTCCCCCATGGTGCCGGTGGGCGATGACATGCTTGGGCGCGTAATGGACGGCATGGGAAATCCCATTGACAATAAGGGGCCGATTTCAGGTTCAACGTCTTATTATCTGTATGGAAAGCCCCTGGGGCCCCTGGAACGGAAAATGATCAAAGAGCCCCTTGATGTTGGTATTGGGGCCATAAACTCCATGATTACCCTGGGCCGGGGACAGCGGATAGCCATTATGGCCGGTTCCGGCGTGGGAAAAAGTGTGCTCATGGGCATGATGACCAAACATACCAATGCGGATGTGGTGGTGATCGGGCTTATTGGGGAACGGGGCCGGGAGGTTAAGGATTTTGTGGAGGAAACATTAGGAGAAGAGGGGCTCAAGCGGGCTGTCCTCGTGGCCGCCACATCGGATTCCCCGCCGTTGACCCGTATGCGGGGTGCCTATCTGGCCACCACCATTGCCGAGTACTTCAGGGATCAGGGAAAGGACGTGCTGCTCATGCTGGATTCCATTACCCGGTTTGCCATGTCCTCCAGGGATGTGGGCTTGGCTGCGGGTGAGCCACCGACCACCAGAGGATATACGCCCTCATTTTTTGTCCAGATTCCCATTCTTCTCGAACGTCCCGGTGTCCTTGAAAGCGGAGGTTCAATCACCGGGATTTATACGGTTCTGGTAGAAGGCGATGATATGAACGACCCGGTGGGAGATACGGTACGTTCCATAACGGACGGACATATTGTCCTATCCAGGGATCTTGCCAATCGCGGGCACTACCCGGCCATTGATGTCATGGCCAGTGTCTCCAGGGTTATGCGGGATGTCAGCAAACCCGACCACATGGCCTTGCGGGACAAAGCCGTCAATATCATGGCGGCATATCAAAATGCAGAGGACATGATCACCATCGGTGCTTATGTGGACGGGTCAAACCCTGATGTAGACCAGGCCAAAAAATTGATGCCCGGTATCAACCGAATACTGCGCCAGGGTATTGACAAAAAAATGGATATGCGGGCCAGTGTGGCCGGCCTGAAAAGGGCGCTGGGAATTAAAGATTCGCCGGCTGAACGCAAACGGAATCCGGCCTAA
- the fliF gene encoding flagellar basal-body MS-ring/collar protein FliF gives MNPVIEKIITMFKEMSMVRKLLLGGLVLVVVAGFITMFVWANKMPYKVAYSGLSQEDAAAVVEILKSSNTPYRLTGDGTTILVPDAMVYDVRLTMAKEGIPKGAGVGYEIFDKSEFGTTEFVQKINKKRALQGELARTIAAFEAVKDAKVMIVLPKESVFVEETKQPSASILLELIADLKKEEVAAIAHLVASSVQDLTPTLVTIVDTAGRILFEGKSEEEQARIDAESLADAQYQYKVRFEENLTRRIQTMLERIVGAEKAIVRVNSEMDFSKNNMNEEIYDPFERGGEFIRSRKNRAEKVVQLDEQVGTPSSVNPITDEDQAGEKNRERVNKSDDTINYEISRRVRETQKPMAELTRLSVAAVIDGKYELQTDDKGNTKRVYMPRSAEEMTQFQSIVSRAMGYNEERNDQVSMECFPFASIGDMQGTQEKLTGWRMVQKEHGRLIANLLLVFVLFLFIIRPIIKTVRDIKITVEQEALPSPEELAELETEKKEPDFVEMNADQQREFFEMMTEDQKEEFIRKMTAAERNAYLDKMNDQEKARYYAEKDLFKTVNIIKGWLGEVKEEKEA, from the coding sequence ATGAATCCCGTAATTGAAAAAATCATTACCATGTTCAAAGAGATGAGCATGGTTCGTAAACTCCTTCTGGGCGGACTGGTCCTGGTGGTCGTGGCAGGGTTTATCACCATGTTTGTATGGGCCAATAAAATGCCTTATAAAGTCGCATATTCAGGATTGAGCCAGGAAGATGCCGCTGCTGTCGTTGAAATATTAAAATCCTCCAATACGCCCTATCGTCTGACCGGTGACGGGACCACCATCCTGGTGCCGGATGCCATGGTATATGATGTCCGGCTGACCATGGCCAAGGAAGGTATCCCCAAAGGCGCAGGGGTTGGGTACGAGATTTTTGATAAAAGCGAGTTCGGCACCACCGAGTTTGTGCAGAAAATCAATAAGAAGCGGGCACTTCAGGGAGAACTGGCACGCACCATTGCAGCATTTGAGGCTGTTAAGGATGCCAAAGTCATGATTGTGCTGCCCAAGGAGTCGGTTTTTGTCGAAGAGACCAAACAGCCTTCGGCATCCATTCTGCTGGAGCTGATCGCTGATCTCAAAAAAGAGGAAGTGGCAGCCATTGCACATCTGGTGGCATCTTCCGTCCAGGATCTGACACCAACGTTGGTGACCATTGTGGATACTGCCGGACGGATTTTATTTGAGGGAAAATCCGAAGAAGAACAAGCCCGAATTGATGCAGAAAGTCTTGCAGACGCCCAGTATCAGTATAAGGTGCGGTTTGAAGAGAACCTGACACGCAGAATTCAGACCATGCTTGAGCGCATCGTGGGTGCGGAGAAAGCCATTGTCCGGGTTAACTCGGAAATGGATTTTTCCAAAAATAACATGAATGAAGAAATTTATGATCCGTTTGAGCGGGGCGGGGAATTTATACGCAGCCGGAAAAACAGAGCTGAAAAGGTTGTTCAGCTTGATGAACAGGTCGGCACCCCTTCATCGGTCAACCCCATCACCGATGAAGACCAGGCCGGGGAAAAAAACCGGGAGCGGGTTAATAAGAGTGATGATACGATCAATTACGAAATCAGCCGACGGGTCAGAGAAACCCAGAAACCCATGGCCGAACTCACAAGGCTTTCCGTCGCAGCCGTGATTGACGGTAAATATGAACTTCAAACCGATGACAAAGGTAACACCAAGCGGGTATATATGCCCAGGTCCGCCGAGGAGATGACGCAATTTCAAAGTATTGTAAGCAGAGCCATGGGATACAATGAGGAGCGCAACGACCAGGTTTCCATGGAGTGCTTTCCCTTTGCTTCAATTGGCGATATGCAGGGAACCCAAGAAAAACTTACAGGCTGGCGCATGGTCCAGAAGGAACACGGGCGTCTCATTGCCAATTTGTTGCTGGTATTTGTATTGTTCCTGTTCATCATCCGGCCTATCATAAAAACTGTTCGCGACATCAAGATTACGGTGGAGCAGGAAGCGTTACCCTCACCGGAAGAACTTGCCGAGCTTGAGACGGAAAAGAAGGAACCTGACTTTGTTGAGATGAATGCGGATCAGCAGCGTGAATTTTTTGAAATGATGACCGAAGATCAAAAGGAAGAGTTCATCCGGAAAATGACTGCAGCTGAGCGGAATGCATACCTGGACAAGATGAATGACCAGGAAAAAGCCCGGTATTATGCGGAAAAAGACCTGTTTAAGACCGTGAATATCATCAAAGGATGGCTTGGTGAAGTAAAGGAAGAAAAGGAGGCGTAA
- a CDS encoding ribbon-helix-helix protein, CopG family produces MVKTKKVNTSLRLEKKVLKALKILAIEKETSVQAIIENLIHEYIEKNKEKSER; encoded by the coding sequence ATGGTAAAAACCAAAAAGGTGAATACTTCTTTAAGGCTGGAGAAAAAAGTGCTCAAGGCGCTTAAAATCCTGGCCATTGAAAAAGAGACCAGCGTTCAGGCCATTATTGAAAACCTGATCCATGAATACATTGAAAAGAACAAGGAAAAATCAGAACGATGA
- the flgB gene encoding flagellar basal body rod protein FlgB, whose translation MADSRMFGPTYEMIGKSMDISSRRHNLIAGNIANIDTIGYAPSDIDFQSALKRAMTEPEPDALDKTNEKHLPGNIEGSAGQVNRMDSEDVDIYHLDSVNIDTEMMNLMENNVKFRSTAEMLLRKMTILNYAIDEGGK comes from the coding sequence ATGGCAGATTCAAGAATGTTTGGACCCACCTACGAGATGATCGGAAAAAGCATGGACATCTCAAGCCGGCGCCATAACCTGATCGCGGGCAATATTGCCAATATCGATACCATCGGGTATGCGCCCAGTGATATCGATTTTCAAAGTGCGCTCAAACGGGCCATGACTGAACCTGAACCTGATGCTCTTGACAAAACCAATGAAAAACATTTACCCGGCAATATTGAAGGGTCAGCCGGACAAGTTAACCGTATGGACAGCGAGGATGTGGATATCTATCATCTCGATTCGGTGAACATTGATACGGAAATGATGAATCTGATGGAAAACAATGTGAAATTCAGATCTACTGCCGAGATGCTGTTGCGTAAAATGACCATACTCAACTATGCCATTGATGAGGGAGGAAAATAA
- a CDS encoding FliH/SctL family protein, with the protein MSLFNQEEHKNRKAFSQDDGFKVIDVGSLDNFDEEVSLKRPDTEPDFDRFKLLFDPLEVEREEGGFEAVYKVTKQLKEEFFEPLIQGADVATDEPAKNIDVSGPLEKARNTDETEEIPTPQEQGFEAGYEQGMAQGFEKGQAAGHAKGYDEGLEKGRDEGFKQGETDGFAKGEAEGFEKGMKEGRDAGKQETAQEMAQILDPFRQALGTADQMLEDMLARYETQLVELVCQIAGKVVMAKLDADETVIKNTILDALSQLASPEEIVLSVAEEDYEYVEMIKETFFESVRSLTNITVNTDAMIPKGGCRIESAGATIATDPESKLKAVYDAIAQAGS; encoded by the coding sequence ATGTCCTTGTTTAATCAAGAAGAACATAAAAATCGAAAGGCTTTCTCACAGGATGATGGATTCAAAGTCATTGATGTGGGTTCCCTTGACAATTTTGATGAAGAGGTATCACTGAAGAGGCCGGATACCGAGCCTGATTTTGACCGGTTTAAGCTGTTGTTTGATCCCTTGGAAGTTGAAAGGGAGGAAGGCGGGTTTGAGGCCGTTTATAAAGTTACCAAACAGCTTAAAGAGGAATTTTTCGAACCTTTGATCCAGGGCGCGGATGTGGCTACGGATGAACCCGCAAAAAACATAGATGTCTCCGGTCCTTTAGAGAAAGCCCGGAATACGGATGAAACGGAAGAAATACCCACGCCGCAAGAACAGGGATTTGAGGCAGGCTATGAGCAGGGTATGGCCCAGGGGTTTGAAAAAGGGCAGGCCGCGGGCCATGCCAAGGGGTATGACGAGGGTCTGGAAAAAGGCCGGGACGAGGGCTTTAAACAGGGCGAGACCGACGGATTTGCCAAGGGCGAGGCCGAAGGCTTTGAAAAGGGGATGAAAGAGGGGCGTGATGCCGGAAAACAGGAAACTGCTCAGGAGATGGCACAGATCCTGGACCCTTTCCGGCAGGCACTGGGAACCGCAGATCAGATGCTGGAAGACATGCTGGCGCGATATGAAACCCAGTTGGTTGAACTTGTCTGTCAGATTGCCGGGAAAGTGGTGATGGCCAAACTGGACGCAGACGAGACTGTGATCAAGAACACAATCCTGGACGCATTGTCCCAGCTTGCTTCCCCGGAGGAAATTGTCCTGAGTGTGGCCGAAGAAGACTATGAGTATGTGGAGATGATTAAGGAGACTTTTTTTGAGTCTGTGCGCTCCCTGACGAATATTACAGTGAATACGGACGCCATGATTCCCAAAGGGGGGTGTCGTATTGAAAGCGCCGGTGCCACGATTGCCACAGATCCCGAATCCAAACTTAAGGCGGTTTATGATGCTATTGCCCAGGCGGGGAGCTAA
- the flgC gene encoding flagellar basal body rod protein FlgC: protein MNLMNASKISGTALAAHRMKLNVIAENLANVDTTRSEDGGPYRRKMVVLKGDNIDAFESVVQQKMRKEQSGGIELSTIEFEDEKKPDNGTGVRVEQIVRSQEDFHLVYNPAHPDADPDTGYVKMPNVDHLTEISDMMVARRSYEASVTALSTTKNMISKALEIGR from the coding sequence ATGAATTTAATGAATGCATCAAAAATCAGCGGCACGGCCCTTGCGGCCCATCGAATGAAACTCAATGTCATTGCTGAAAACCTGGCCAACGTGGATACCACCAGAAGCGAAGACGGCGGACCCTATCGTAGAAAAATGGTGGTGTTAAAAGGCGATAATATCGACGCCTTTGAAAGTGTGGTGCAACAAAAAATGCGCAAGGAGCAGTCCGGCGGGATTGAGTTGTCTACCATTGAGTTTGAGGATGAAAAAAAGCCGGACAACGGTACAGGTGTCAGGGTGGAGCAGATTGTCAGGTCCCAGGAAGATTTTCATCTGGTGTACAATCCTGCCCATCCCGATGCAGATCCGGACACAGGGTATGTGAAAATGCCCAATGTGGACCATTTAACCGAGATTTCAGACATGATGGTGGCCCGTCGAAGCTATGAGGCTAGTGTTACGGCACTTTCCACCACAAAGAATATGATCAGCAAAGCCCTTGAGATAGGCAGGTAG
- the fliE gene encoding flagellar hook-basal body complex protein FliE, whose product MDEINTTAPGKLSMYREPVADRVAKRNPEFMERLESAVLEVNNNQHVADESVEAVIEDRLGIHEGMMALGRASTSLKVLAQVRNKAMNAYNEVMRMQV is encoded by the coding sequence ATGGATGAGATAAATACAACAGCCCCGGGTAAACTCTCAATGTACAGGGAACCTGTGGCGGATCGGGTCGCCAAGCGAAATCCCGAATTCATGGAACGTCTGGAATCAGCCGTCCTGGAGGTTAACAATAATCAGCATGTGGCAGATGAATCTGTTGAGGCTGTCATTGAAGATCGGCTTGGTATTCATGAAGGCATGATGGCGTTAGGCCGTGCCTCCACCTCCCTGAAAGTACTGGCGCAAGTCCGGAACAAGGCCATGAATGCCTATAACGAAGTCATGCGTATGCAGGTATAA
- a CDS encoding cation:proton antiporter family protein, producing the protein MDPFWILGAFIFGVTASQANLPPLVGYLLAGFILNGLGIKGGETLVTIADAGVTLLLFTIGLKLQFKSLIKPVVWAGASIHMGTTVLFFTLLLWTMGFSGIGIYFSTDLSWPIAALIAFALSFSSTVFAIKMIEEKKDLSSRHATTAIGILIIQDIIAVIFLAASKGNIPSIWSLVLFAVMFTARPVLAKFMTRCGHGELLMLFGILMTVGGYSSFEIVGLKGDLGALVFGMLLAPYPKASELSKKLLGFKELFLIGFFLNIGISGTLTPGIVITAFLLSLLIPLKTGLFFLILTRFRLRARTSLLASLNLSNYSEFGLIVCSLGASNGWIGSEWLVVIAISLSLTFIMAAPINYRADDIYAFFSKNLKSFETQHRLPEDKAIETGNAQIAIIGMGGVGRSAYDEMKRRHGDVVIGIDFDIEKVNDNCRQGRKVVYGDAGDSDFWNRIEPTKSKVNIVMLALPDPKASIFSIHQMKKKGYKGQITASVRYVDEIPLLEKEGIDAVYSLYEEAGVGFADHVCEHMNFCGLRKSQ; encoded by the coding sequence ATGGATCCTTTTTGGATTTTAGGTGCTTTTATTTTCGGTGTGACTGCAAGCCAAGCAAACCTGCCGCCTTTAGTCGGATACTTGCTTGCAGGATTTATTCTTAACGGTTTAGGTATCAAAGGTGGAGAAACGCTTGTAACCATTGCGGATGCAGGTGTTACTCTACTTCTTTTCACAATAGGTCTAAAACTACAATTCAAAAGCCTTATAAAGCCGGTAGTCTGGGCAGGCGCTTCAATTCACATGGGAACTACGGTTCTTTTTTTTACCTTATTGTTATGGACAATGGGTTTTTCAGGAATCGGAATTTATTTTTCAACGGATTTAAGCTGGCCTATTGCTGCTTTGATTGCCTTTGCTTTAAGTTTTTCAAGTACCGTTTTCGCTATCAAAATGATTGAGGAAAAAAAGGATTTATCATCGCGTCATGCAACCACAGCAATCGGTATCTTAATTATACAGGACATTATAGCCGTCATTTTCCTGGCCGCCTCAAAAGGAAATATCCCATCCATCTGGTCATTGGTACTTTTTGCCGTTATGTTTACAGCCAGGCCTGTCCTCGCAAAATTCATGACACGTTGCGGACATGGAGAGCTTTTAATGCTATTTGGCATTCTGATGACGGTAGGCGGCTACAGCAGTTTTGAAATTGTCGGCTTAAAAGGTGACTTGGGGGCACTTGTTTTCGGAATGCTTCTGGCCCCGTACCCCAAAGCATCTGAACTGTCAAAAAAACTATTGGGTTTCAAGGAGTTGTTTTTAATCGGTTTTTTTCTGAATATCGGCATATCTGGAACCCTGACACCGGGAATTGTCATTACGGCCTTTTTACTGTCACTTCTCATACCATTAAAAACGGGATTGTTTTTTCTTATTCTTACAAGATTCAGACTGCGTGCCAGAACATCATTGCTTGCCTCTCTAAATTTATCAAACTATAGTGAATTTGGTTTGATCGTCTGCTCACTAGGTGCATCCAATGGTTGGATTGGTAGTGAGTGGCTTGTTGTGATTGCCATATCACTTTCTCTGACTTTTATTATGGCAGCACCGATAAACTATAGAGCAGACGATATTTATGCGTTCTTTTCAAAAAATTTAAAATCTTTTGAAACCCAGCACCGTCTGCCGGAAGACAAAGCAATTGAAACTGGTAATGCCCAAATAGCCATTATTGGGATGGGGGGTGTGGGGAGAAGCGCATATGATGAAATGAAGCGGCGTCATGGTGATGTTGTAATCGGCATTGATTTTGATATTGAAAAGGTAAATGATAATTGTAGGCAAGGCCGAAAGGTTGTTTATGGAGACGCAGGGGACAGCGATTTCTGGAATCGAATTGAACCCACAAAAAGTAAAGTGAATATAGTTATGCTGGCGCTGCCGGACCCCAAAGCCAGTATCTTTTCGATTCATCAAATGAAAAAAAAGGGTTACAAAGGACAGATAACGGCATCGGTGCGATATGTAGATGAAATTCCCTTGTTGGAAAAAGAGGGAATTGATGCTGTTTACAGCCTATATGAAGAGGCCGGTGTGGGATTTGCAGACCATGTATGTGAGCATATGAATTTTTGTGGTTTAAGAAAATCCCAATAA
- the fliG gene encoding flagellar motor switch protein FliG has product MSNAIDPENLNGCQKAAVFLMYMGEEYATQVFSRMKEQEIGEIAFEMSKVNQITPNMLKVVCADFNVKYEGESKMIVEGDAFIKNVVSKTLKDKDAKAILEDLEKKKQDKPFIWSRNVNTGTLSAYIEGEHPQTIAMILAHMPAEISSEIMMNLPDELKGDISMRIARLGQISEDVVRDVDKALLYELSGAVGPGGKAGGLEVLVDIINGVDKSTEDAVMEYVEEDDAEMANEIRKLMFVFEDLANVDDAAMREILKKVEGQQLTYALKTATEDMKSKIFANLSQRAGEMLKDDLDAMGPVRLAEVEEAQQAVVRAAKELEADGTITLGKGKDDVLV; this is encoded by the coding sequence ATGTCAAACGCAATTGATCCGGAAAATCTAAACGGTTGTCAAAAGGCGGCAGTCTTTCTCATGTACATGGGGGAAGAATATGCAACCCAGGTGTTTTCAAGAATGAAAGAACAGGAGATCGGGGAAATTGCCTTTGAAATGTCCAAGGTTAATCAGATTACACCAAACATGTTAAAAGTGGTGTGCGCTGATTTCAATGTCAAATATGAAGGCGAGTCCAAGATGATTGTTGAAGGGGACGCCTTTATTAAGAATGTGGTAAGCAAGACACTGAAGGACAAGGACGCCAAAGCCATCCTGGAAGATCTGGAAAAAAAGAAACAAGACAAACCGTTTATATGGAGCCGGAATGTGAATACAGGCACTTTGTCGGCCTATATTGAAGGCGAACATCCCCAGACCATAGCCATGATTCTGGCCCATATGCCTGCAGAAATTTCCTCTGAAATTATGATGAATCTGCCGGATGAACTCAAAGGTGATATTTCTATGAGAATCGCACGGTTAGGTCAGATTTCCGAAGATGTTGTCCGGGATGTGGACAAGGCTTTGCTATATGAACTCAGCGGCGCTGTCGGCCCCGGCGGCAAGGCAGGGGGGCTGGAAGTCCTGGTGGATATCATCAATGGTGTGGATAAATCCACCGAAGATGCTGTTATGGAATATGTTGAGGAAGATGATGCGGAAATGGCCAATGAAATACGCAAACTTATGTTTGTATTTGAGGATTTGGCCAATGTGGATGACGCTGCCATGAGGGAAATTCTTAAAAAGGTTGAAGGTCAGCAGCTCACCTACGCATTGAAAACCGCCACCGAAGATATGAAGTCCAAGATTTTTGCCAACTTGTCCCAGCGGGCCGGTGAAATGCTTAAGGACGATCTGGATGCCATGGGTCCTGTCCGCCTGGCAGAGGTTGAAGAGGCCCAGCAGGCCGTTGTCAGGGCTGCCAAGGAGCTCGAGGCCGACGGCACCATAACCCTGGGTAAAGGAAAGGATGATGTCCTTGTTTAA